Genomic segment of Sebastes umbrosus isolate fSebUmb1 chromosome 22, fSebUmb1.pri, whole genome shotgun sequence:
TGTCTTCAGGGGAACCTCTGCTTCCTATTGATTTATCcttaaagctgggcatacactgtaccaatttagaaatgttgttgtgtaactccTATTCCTACTATACGAGTAGATCGTATAGTAGAaacatctgtgccatcctgtctgctgaaacatcTTAAAAAAAGAGGCAACGGCGTAACGTTATATGGACTCGCTGTGgcgaggaagacgtggacagtatggcttgtccattttgcagaaaGAATTGGAGGTCagctagctacgttttactCACTGTATCTATTGTAACCTatattgttatcttgatagctacacTCCGATTACTGTAAAAACAGTATAAAAAAGGCACCGACGTTGGGGAATTagctcgtggctctgcttcaactgtgccaGAAATTCATGCCCCcctgtacactgcacggcaaacgacgCCCGACGAAGCGGAAATTCGTGCCGCTCAAAATTCGTGCCAGAAACGGGCTGAAAtagtacagtgtatgcccatcttcaacctctttataatgaaataaatcaaatgtatttGGAGCAGAACAAGCTAGAGGATAGAGTTAAATAAGCAggaatgattttatttttatagttttgtaTTTTGCATATCAGTGGAGTAAACTAACAGTGATTtaaacagatttctttttttatgtctgttGAACAgccagggatttttttttttatctagctTTGGCCTTCCAGTgttcagcagtggtggaatgtaaccaagtacatttactcaagtactgtacttaataaGTCCAATTTTGACATTGGCTATAATGTCCTTCTTGTGTCACAGTCAGTGTTCGTCTCTAAACAGGCTCTCGTGTTTTTGTATCTATGAAGATGCATGATTTTAgataatgaatgttttttttattttttccatgaTGTAAATGTGTGCTATATAAGTGTAAGATACCACAGCTATTAACAATATAATCAAACCAAAGATTTATAAAAAACACGTCGTTTGAAGACTTCACAATATACAAAAGAACATATTACAAGACACTCCATTGGatgtattgttattttactcaataaaatgaaatcaaatgtaCCAAATATCTTGTCAAATGCGTCTTGAACTGAtgtaaaacatgacaaaaagcTTTGAAATTACAAACTTCAGTGAACGGTGGACAGCTGCATGGCACATCATTAACTACGATATTGTCGAGCAAGCAGAACGAGTCCAGATTTAAGAACGTGCAGGACGAGTAGAGGGCCTTTTTGAGCGTTAATGAGGACAGTTTGGCGGACATCACTGAGGTTTTGAAGACAAAAGAAGTCGCTTTTCCTCTGTTAGATCCCTCCCTGTATGATGCGGGTGCCAGATCACAAGATCACAACAAGTGCTGAAAACATATGCTGAAACATTTGGtatgaaatgtctttgtatTAGAGGTATCTTTACAAGGTCACatgaatagaaaaaaacaccaccaaacaacaaaaaatataccCAGAAATGCACttagaggaaaaaacaaagttatttacAAGAGTTTTTCTTTACGTTTCTTGTAATAAAAAAGGATCTATGAAAAGATTTTAAGGCTGGTAGCAGATACGGTCACATCTCTGCTCtcatgtctgctgctgctgctgttgctgctgctgctgttgttgttgttgctgctgttgctgctgttgctgctgctgttgctgctgctgctgctgctgctgctccagcatCACTTCACAGGTCCGTCCCAGTTCTCCCAGTTTGACCTTGGCATATTCCGCTCGGTTCAGTGCCATCTGACAGTCCTTCCTCGATGAATAAGTGGAACCTTCATGAGGTTGACCGGTGGCTACCTGGAGGGAAAAGATGGGAGGATTACTGCTTTGTTCTACTGATGTCATATCATTACCTACAGTTTACTTTTcagttttaaaggggacctatgtccattttcaaaactcatacatgttattcctatggtctaaatagggctgcacaattatatGAACATGATCTCCTGAGATATTAACGTTTTAAAATGCTGCATTCTACTCATAGAAatctctgctgcatatcaaatcaagcgcttcctaaactaacagccaccagccggtgaacgagatgttttggcttcacttttgggtatagatattatctatacaaccaatgtgtttatgattaaattaagagcattAAATTGTTTAATGCTAATGTTTGCTAATTTAGCAACATTAAAAGCTGGATATTTCAGTATAAAAGGGACGGTGTGTAGGTTTTgtcggcatctagcggtgtggttgcagattgcaaccaactgaaggtacgtgtccacagcctccgtcctttccacgcttcccattcattgtctatgtaagcggccgtgcaatgcattctggtagcgtggcggcgcgattcgagagacgggtcGTCACGTCGCCCGctcttcatttgcataaagttgaggtctaggctactttaagCAAATCACGGGCGTTTCCTCTGGAAATTCCTGAAAAAAACGTTTAaagcgttgtcgatccaaaataaagacagacattttctgtttcacaactgagaacacaaataaaaacactactactagtactactactgtgtgtgtttgacctgtGTGAGGTAGCGGATCTGGCCGCTCAGTTCGTTCTCCACTCGGTTGACGGAGCTCTGGAACTGGACCAGCTGTCTGTCCAGGAGGCTGGCGTTGTGTTTGTCTTTGGAGAGCTCCAGCACTATATTACCTGCCGGGGAAGCAAACAACATAATAGATCGGTTTTATTATGACCACACATGTTAGCAATGCGAGTTGTTACATTGAAATCTGTGAGGTCACCatttcatctgaaaaaaaacatagatgcattttaatatctttaatttaaagcagcagtaggcgagattggagcatttaagatttaaaaaagttattttattctcgtaatattacgactttccttctcgtaaagttatgactttattcttgtaatattacgagaatttttcttgtaatattacaagaataaagtcataactttacgagaaaaaagtcgtaatattacgagaataaagtcataactttacgagaaaaaagtcgtaatattacgagaataaagtcataactttacgagaaaaaagtcgtaatattacgagaataaagtcataactttaagaaacaaaagtcgtaatattacgagaataaagtcataactttacaagaaaaaaagtcgtaatattacgagaataaagtcataactacgaaacaaaagtcgtaatattacgagaataaagtcataactacgaaacaaaagtcgtaatattacgagaataaagtcataactttacgaaacaaaagtcgtaatattacgagaataaagtcataactacgaaacaaaagtcgtaatattacgagaataaagtcataactttacgaaacaaaagtcgtaatattacgagaataaagtcataactacgaaacaaaagtcgtaatattacgagaataaagtcataagtttacgaaacaaaagtcgtaatattacgagaataaagtcataactttacgaaacaaaagtcgtaatattacgagaataaagtcataactacgaaagaaaagtcgtaatattacgagaataaagtcataactttacgagaaaaaaagtcgtaatattacgagaataaagtcataactttacgaaacaaaagtcgtaatattacgagaataaagtcataactacgaaagaaaagtcgtaatattacgagaataaagtcataactttacgagaaaaaagtcgtaatattacgagaataaagtcataactttacgagaaaaaagtcgtaatattacgagaataaagtcataactttacgagaaaaaagtcgtaatattacgagaataaagtcataactttaagaaacaaaagtcgtaatattatgagaataaagtcataactttacaagaaaaaaagtcgtaatattacgagaataaagtcataactacgaaacaaaagtcgtaatattacgagaataaagtcataactacgaaacaaaagtcgtaatattacgagaataaagtcataactttacgaaacaaaagtcgtaatattacgagaataaagtcataactacgaaacaaaagtcgtaatattatgagaataaagtcataactttacgaaacaaaagtcgtaatattacgagaataaagtcataactttacgaaagaaaagtcgtaatattacgagaataaagtcataactttacgaaacaaaagtcgtaatattacgagaataaagtcataactttacgagaaaaaaagtcgtaatattacgagaataaagtcataactttacgaaacaaaagtcgtaatattacgagaataaagtcataactttacgagaaaaaaagaaaataacacgtaaaattactactttataacattatgactttattcttgtaatattacgactttttttctcgtaaagttatgactttattctggaaatctcagattgttGTTTTgcggctcttttgatagtaaaggttgctatatcctggcagtagtgga
This window contains:
- the med11 gene encoding mediator of RNA polymerase II transcription subunit 11 → MANERLRALEEVEKEIAMILQCAGNIVLELSKDKHNASLLDRQLVQFQSSVNRVENELSGQIRYLTQVATGQPHEGSTYSSRKDCQMALNRAEYAKVKLGELGRTCEVMLEQQQQQQQQQQQQQQQQQQQQQQQQQQQQQQQT